The following are encoded together in the Anaerostipes caccae L1-92 genome:
- a CDS encoding DeoR/GlpR family DNA-binding transcription regulator, translated as MFARERKEELLAYMRVHKRAGIHELSEEFHVTGATIRSDLSELEKEGHLIRTHGGALLKEEEVTKEAFLASRWNLNPDKKRIIAQGAKEFVREGDIILIDSGSTMLEFAKVLTDFNDLKVVTNDLNIALELQKKPSIQVILIGGTVRNQFECTFGSLGIEFLERISVDKLFLSPNALSVSKGLTTPNEETAAMKRAMMRTATEAYMLCDSTKIGRKTFCRFARNSDFKYLITDEGIQTADKKELEKQGIKVRVCKMKGQE; from the coding sequence ATGTTTGCAAGAGAGCGGAAAGAAGAACTGCTGGCTTATATGAGGGTACATAAGAGGGCTGGCATCCATGAACTGTCGGAAGAATTCCATGTGACCGGCGCCACCATAAGGTCCGATTTAAGTGAATTGGAGAAAGAGGGACACCTGATTCGGACCCACGGGGGCGCACTGCTAAAGGAAGAAGAAGTCACAAAGGAGGCATTTCTTGCCTCCAGGTGGAACTTAAATCCCGATAAAAAGAGGATCATTGCACAGGGTGCCAAAGAGTTCGTCAGGGAAGGAGATATTATCCTGATCGACAGCGGTTCTACCATGCTGGAATTTGCAAAGGTTCTGACAGACTTTAATGACCTGAAGGTAGTGACCAATGATCTGAACATCGCTCTTGAACTGCAGAAAAAGCCTTCTATTCAGGTGATACTGATCGGAGGAACTGTGAGGAACCAGTTTGAATGTACCTTTGGTTCCCTGGGGATTGAATTTCTTGAGAGGATTTCCGTGGATAAACTGTTCTTGTCACCAAACGCTTTGTCAGTTTCCAAAGGGCTGACCACGCCCAATGAGGAGACAGCGGCGATGAAGCGTGCGATGATGAGGACCGCAACAGAAGCATATATGCTGTGCGACAGTACGAAGATTGGACGGAAGACCTTTTGCCGGTTTGCGAGGAACAGTGATTTTAAATATCTGATCACTGATGAGGGAATCCAGACTGCCGACAAAAAAGAACTTGAGAAGCAGGGAATCAAGGTCAGGGTGTGTAAGATGAAAGGTCAGGAATAA
- a CDS encoding zinc-binding dehydrogenase, which yields MKAKGVRMYGAKDIRLEEFELPEIKEDEVLLKVMSDSICMSTWKEVKLGSGHIRVPDDIAERPVIIGHEFSGVIEQVGEKWADEYKVGERFVVLPGIPDQMGAPGYSYEHFGGAVTYCIVPNDVIEKGCLLHYDGDAFYEVSVSEPMYCIIGGYMANYHTKPETHEHFIGAKAGGNIAILGGCGPMGLGAISYALAMENKPKTVVVTEINDDRINRAREVISEEDAKARGVELHYVNTAKMDDEVKELMDLTGGEGYHDVFVYAPVKAIAETGNKILAFDGCMNLFAGPSDSEFSADMNLYDCHYRNTKLLGSSGGIKADLLEALDLIAKKEVNPAVMITHVGGIDAIVDTTLHLPEIPGGKKLTYTQFDMPLTAIEDFRKLGETDPLFAKLADACDKNQGLWNKEAEEILLDHFGV from the coding sequence ATGAAGGCTAAAGGTGTGAGAATGTATGGGGCAAAGGATATTCGGCTGGAAGAGTTTGAACTGCCGGAGATCAAAGAAGACGAGGTGCTTTTGAAAGTCATGAGTGACAGCATCTGTATGTCTACATGGAAAGAAGTCAAGCTGGGAAGCGGACATATCCGCGTACCGGATGACATAGCAGAACGTCCGGTCATCATCGGCCATGAATTTTCCGGTGTGATCGAGCAGGTCGGAGAAAAGTGGGCAGACGAGTATAAAGTGGGAGAGAGATTTGTAGTACTTCCGGGGATTCCGGATCAGATGGGAGCACCGGGGTATTCCTATGAACACTTCGGAGGCGCAGTGACATACTGCATCGTTCCTAATGATGTGATTGAGAAGGGTTGTCTGCTCCACTATGACGGGGATGCTTTCTATGAAGTATCTGTGTCAGAGCCTATGTACTGTATCATCGGCGGATATATGGCGAACTATCATACGAAGCCGGAGACACACGAACATTTTATCGGCGCAAAAGCGGGAGGGAACATTGCTATCCTCGGAGGATGCGGACCGATGGGACTGGGCGCAATCAGTTATGCACTTGCCATGGAAAACAAACCGAAGACGGTTGTTGTCACGGAAATCAACGACGACCGAATCAACCGGGCCAGAGAAGTGATCTCTGAGGAAGATGCAAAAGCAAGAGGTGTGGAATTACATTATGTAAACACAGCAAAGATGGATGATGAGGTCAAAGAACTGATGGATCTCACCGGAGGAGAGGGATACCATGACGTATTTGTTTACGCTCCGGTAAAAGCGATTGCAGAGACAGGAAACAAGATCCTTGCATTCGACGGCTGCATGAACCTGTTCGCAGGCCCTTCTGACAGTGAATTTTCCGCAGACATGAACCTGTATGACTGCCATTACAGAAATACGAAGCTTCTGGGATCTTCAGGGGGCATTAAGGCAGACCTTCTGGAAGCGCTCGATTTGATCGCGAAGAAAGAGGTCAATCCGGCTGTTATGATCACTCATGTGGGAGGCATTGACGCAATCGTTGATACAACTCTTCATTTACCTGAGATACCGGGGGGAAAGAAACTTACCTATACACAGTTTGATATGCCTCTGACAGCGATTGAAGACTTCAGAAAACTGGGTGAGACCGATCCTCTGTTTGCGAAGCTTGCCGATGCATGCGACAAAAATCAGGGATTGTGGAACAAAGAAGCAGAAGAAATTTTACTGGATCATTTCGGAGTATAA
- a CDS encoding class I SAM-dependent methyltransferase produces MGIYEFNGKKYEQASRHQKEWGQKLFSDLHLNGNESILDLGCGDGVLTEQLSMLVPEGSVIGIDASIGMINTAKKHKKKNLQFLNMDMADMNFMNQFDVIYSNAALHWVKDHSRLLNQSYSALKPGGKILWNFAGEGNCSDFFEIIRNMIQTEPYKKYFQSFQWPWYMPSKFEYEGLMNLTEFKNIVVTEENADRFFTDAEEMIGWIDQPSLVPFMQYVPEELKEAFRNEVIDATLKRAIQPDGTCFQPFRRLKVSAVK; encoded by the coding sequence ATGGGTATCTATGAATTTAACGGCAAAAAATATGAACAGGCTTCCAGACATCAAAAAGAATGGGGTCAAAAACTTTTTTCGGACCTTCATCTTAACGGCAATGAATCTATTTTAGATCTGGGCTGCGGGGACGGGGTCCTGACGGAACAGTTGTCCATGCTGGTGCCCGAAGGCAGTGTTATTGGAATCGATGCTTCAATCGGAATGATCAATACTGCAAAAAAACATAAAAAAAAGAATCTTCAGTTTCTTAATATGGATATGGCAGACATGAACTTTATGAATCAATTTGATGTCATTTATTCCAACGCCGCACTGCATTGGGTGAAAGATCATTCTCGTCTCTTAAACCAATCCTACTCCGCTCTAAAACCTGGAGGAAAGATCCTATGGAATTTCGCCGGCGAAGGGAACTGCTCGGATTTTTTTGAAATCATCCGTAACATGATTCAAACGGAACCATATAAAAAGTATTTTCAATCTTTTCAATGGCCTTGGTATATGCCTTCAAAATTTGAATATGAAGGATTAATGAACCTCACAGAGTTTAAAAACATCGTGGTCACAGAAGAAAATGCAGACCGGTTTTTCACTGATGCCGAAGAAATGATTGGCTGGATCGACCAGCCCAGCCTTGTCCCTTTTATGCAGTATGTACCCGAAGAATTAAAAGAAGCATTCCGAAACGAGGTTATAGACGCTACACTGAAAAGAGCCATACAGCCGGACGGCACATGCTTTCAGCCATTTCGGAGATTAAAAGTCAGCGCAGTCAAATAA
- a CDS encoding PTS mannitol transporter subunit IICBA, whose amino-acid sequence MKNAVQKFGKFLSAMVMPNIGAFIAWGLITALFIEKGWFPNAKLATMVDPMLKYILPVLIGYQGGKLVAGERGGVIAVIAILGVICGSNEVMFMGAMAMGPFAGWVIKKFDKAVDGHIPAGFEMLVNNFSVGIIGMILAIIGYYLIGPVMTAILTVLTAGVDFLIGHSLLPLVSVFVEPAKVLFLNNAINHGIFTPIGGEQVQAAGKSIMYMIEANPGAGLGVLSAYWAFSKDKRTKDSAPGAIIIHFFGGIHEIYFPYVLMNPVVIIASIAGSACAVFYYSLFNIGLTGPASPGSIIAFLTMAPKGSTLAVLLGVVIAAVVSFLVAAPIIKMSNGKSLEEASDSVQNMKAASKGIAKKAGEIKKIVFACDAGMGSSAMGATKFRNRIKSLGLGITVINSSVDTVPADTDVVVCQEVLADRAAKSAPNAQLVTIKNFLQDEAIDDLYDKLAQLQKERDLPAKDAVQEAEKSPSEDEANPMVMVKEGIKLGQKSVSKEEAIEAAGNLLYELDYVEKDYIEAMQERERTVSTYLGMGVAIPHGTGDAKNKVKKTGIVLVQYPDGVDFGDEKAQLVFGIAGIGNEHLELLGKITQVIDNQDNLEKLKTAGNVQDVLDMLK is encoded by the coding sequence ATGAAAAACGCAGTACAAAAATTTGGGAAATTTTTGAGTGCAATGGTTATGCCGAACATCGGTGCATTCATTGCATGGGGACTGATTACAGCACTGTTTATTGAAAAGGGCTGGTTCCCGAACGCAAAACTTGCAACAATGGTCGATCCGATGCTGAAGTACATCCTTCCGGTTCTGATCGGTTATCAAGGCGGTAAGCTTGTGGCCGGAGAACGGGGCGGAGTCATCGCAGTTATCGCTATTTTGGGTGTTATCTGCGGAAGCAACGAAGTTATGTTCATGGGAGCCATGGCTATGGGTCCGTTTGCGGGATGGGTCATTAAAAAGTTTGACAAGGCAGTGGACGGACATATCCCGGCAGGGTTTGAAATGCTGGTCAACAACTTTTCCGTCGGTATCATCGGAATGATATTAGCAATCATCGGATATTACCTGATCGGGCCTGTTATGACAGCGATCCTTACAGTGCTTACAGCCGGTGTTGATTTCCTGATCGGGCACAGCCTGCTGCCACTGGTATCCGTATTTGTGGAACCGGCAAAAGTATTGTTCTTAAACAATGCGATTAATCATGGTATTTTCACTCCGATCGGAGGAGAGCAGGTACAGGCCGCCGGAAAATCCATTATGTATATGATCGAGGCAAACCCTGGAGCAGGACTCGGAGTGCTGTCCGCATACTGGGCATTCTCTAAAGACAAAAGGACAAAGGATTCCGCACCGGGTGCGATCATCATCCACTTTTTCGGAGGAATCCATGAGATATATTTCCCTTATGTACTGATGAATCCTGTTGTTATCATAGCATCTATTGCAGGTTCAGCATGTGCAGTATTTTATTACTCTTTATTTAACATCGGACTTACCGGACCGGCATCACCGGGATCCATCATTGCTTTCCTGACGATGGCACCTAAGGGATCAACGCTGGCCGTATTGCTTGGAGTCGTGATTGCTGCGGTTGTTTCTTTCCTCGTGGCTGCTCCGATCATCAAGATGTCGAATGGAAAGAGTTTGGAAGAAGCCTCAGACAGTGTTCAGAATATGAAGGCTGCCAGCAAAGGCATTGCAAAGAAAGCAGGAGAGATCAAAAAAATCGTCTTTGCCTGTGACGCAGGCATGGGCTCCAGCGCTATGGGGGCAACAAAGTTCAGAAACAGGATTAAGTCTCTCGGACTTGGCATTACAGTGATCAATTCCTCTGTAGATACGGTTCCTGCAGATACGGATGTAGTTGTATGCCAGGAAGTTTTGGCTGACCGTGCGGCAAAGAGTGCACCAAATGCACAGCTGGTAACAATTAAGAACTTTCTTCAGGATGAGGCGATCGACGATTTGTATGACAAACTGGCGCAGCTTCAGAAAGAAAGAGATTTACCGGCAAAAGATGCTGTACAGGAAGCAGAGAAGTCGCCATCGGAGGATGAGGCAAACCCGATGGTCATGGTAAAAGAGGGAATCAAACTCGGACAAAAGAGTGTTTCCAAAGAAGAAGCCATTGAGGCAGCAGGAAATTTACTCTATGAGCTCGACTATGTAGAAAAAGATTATATTGAGGCTATGCAGGAGAGAGAGCGGACAGTTAGCACCTACCTTGGAATGGGAGTTGCGATCCCTCACGGAACCGGAGATGCCAAAAATAAGGTTAAGAAAACAGGTATTGTTCTGGTACAGTATCCTGACGGTGTGGATTTTGGAGATGAAAAAGCACAGTTAGTATTCGGAATCGCCGGAATTGGAAATGAACATCTGGAACTGCTGGGTAAGATCACTCAGGTGATCGATAACCAGGATAACCTTGAAAAATTAAAGACTGCGGGCAATGTTCAGGATGTACTGGATATGCTGAAATAA
- a CDS encoding DeoR/GlpR family DNA-binding transcription regulator has product MFAEERREQILLYLKKHKRAEVKELIEEFQVTGATLRADLRAMEEEGSIVRTHGGALLKEDVLQKEDFLSLRRGHEEEKKAIARIARAYVKEGDAVILDSGSTTLELALLLKDAKNIKVITNDLQIALELQENPWIELYIVGGKVRNNFRLTQGAIGTDFLKSIAVNKVFLSPNALSVFEGATTSNEEMKELKRAMMKAAGEIYMLCDSSKIGQRAFCKFARLSEFKLMLTDSGISKLDKTAIEEQGLEVKICK; this is encoded by the coding sequence ATGTTTGCAGAGGAAAGAAGAGAACAGATTCTATTATATTTGAAAAAGCATAAGCGGGCTGAGGTGAAAGAGCTCATCGAAGAGTTTCAGGTTACCGGGGCGACCCTGCGGGCTGACCTGCGGGCGATGGAAGAAGAGGGGTCCATCGTCCGTACCCACGGCGGTGCATTGCTGAAAGAAGATGTTTTACAGAAAGAAGACTTCTTATCACTCAGAAGAGGGCACGAAGAAGAAAAGAAAGCCATTGCCAGAATCGCCAGAGCTTATGTGAAAGAGGGAGACGCGGTTATCTTGGACAGCGGAAGCACTACGCTGGAGCTTGCGCTGCTGTTAAAAGATGCGAAAAACATCAAAGTTATCACCAACGATCTTCAGATTGCGTTGGAACTGCAGGAAAATCCGTGGATTGAACTCTATATTGTCGGGGGAAAAGTGAGAAATAATTTTCGACTGACTCAGGGAGCCATCGGTACTGACTTTCTTAAGAGTATAGCAGTGAATAAAGTATTTTTGTCTCCGAATGCTCTGTCTGTCTTTGAGGGGGCGACTACGAGCAATGAAGAGATGAAAGAGCTCAAGCGGGCTATGATGAAAGCGGCAGGAGAAATCTATATGCTCTGCGACAGCTCAAAGATTGGGCAGAGAGCTTTTTGTAAGTTTGCCAGGCTGAGCGAATTTAAATTAATGCTCACGGATTCCGGAATTTCCAAATTAGATAAAACAGCGATCGAAGAACAGGGACTTGAAGTAAAGATCTGCAAATGA
- a CDS encoding zinc-binding dehydrogenase has translation MQVKGVRLYGVDDIRLEEFELPEIKDDEILVKVVSDSICMSTWKTVKQGAGHKRVPNDVADHPVLVGHEFAGDIVKVGKKWQDQFKPGQKFAQQPAIPGQMESPGYSYQYCGGAATYCIFPNDIIEKGCVWTFEGDSYFDASVAEPMCCVISGYHTNYHTVPGSYEHVMGTKEGGNILILGGCGPMGLGAVSYALAFENKPKRVVVTDISDDRVERAKQVISIEDAKAAGVELHYVNTAAMEDQEKELMDITEGHGYDDVFVYVPITGVAELGNKLLAYDGCMNLFAGPTDSKFSANMNLYDCHYSRTKILGSTGGTIEDMKEAINKAASKEIKPAVMITHIGGIDAVAETTKNLPDIPGGKKLTYMQFDMPLTAIDDFRKLGETDPLYAKLADACDKHNGLWNAEAEKILFDHFGA, from the coding sequence ATGCAGGTTAAGGGTGTAAGATTGTACGGAGTAGATGACATCAGATTAGAAGAATTTGAACTGCCGGAGATCAAAGATGACGAGATCTTGGTAAAAGTTGTAAGTGACAGTATCTGTATGTCAACATGGAAGACAGTAAAACAGGGAGCCGGACACAAAAGGGTGCCGAATGACGTAGCAGATCATCCGGTTTTGGTAGGACATGAATTTGCCGGTGATATTGTGAAAGTTGGTAAGAAGTGGCAGGATCAGTTTAAGCCGGGGCAGAAATTTGCTCAGCAGCCGGCGATCCCGGGACAGATGGAGTCTCCCGGATATTCTTATCAGTACTGCGGCGGTGCTGCAACCTACTGTATTTTCCCAAATGATATCATTGAAAAGGGATGTGTATGGACATTTGAAGGAGACAGCTACTTTGATGCTTCCGTGGCAGAGCCGATGTGCTGCGTCATCAGCGGTTACCATACAAATTACCACACGGTTCCGGGAAGCTATGAGCACGTGATGGGTACAAAAGAAGGCGGAAATATCCTGATCCTTGGCGGATGCGGACCTATGGGGCTGGGCGCCGTAAGCTATGCGTTGGCTTTTGAAAATAAACCGAAACGTGTTGTAGTTACAGACATCAGCGATGACCGTGTAGAACGGGCAAAACAGGTGATCTCTATTGAAGACGCAAAGGCAGCAGGCGTAGAACTTCACTATGTGAATACTGCGGCTATGGAAGATCAGGAAAAAGAATTGATGGATATTACAGAAGGGCATGGATATGATGACGTATTCGTATATGTTCCGATCACTGGCGTTGCAGAACTTGGAAATAAGCTGCTCGCTTACGACGGATGCATGAACCTGTTTGCAGGACCGACAGATTCAAAGTTCTCAGCGAACATGAATCTGTATGACTGCCATTACTCCAGAACCAAAATTTTGGGAAGCACCGGGGGAACCATTGAAGATATGAAAGAGGCGATCAACAAGGCGGCATCCAAGGAAATTAAGCCGGCGGTTATGATCACACATATCGGAGGTATCGACGCTGTTGCTGAGACAACCAAGAATCTTCCGGACATCCCGGGAGGAAAGAAACTTACTTATATGCAGTTTGACATGCCGCTCACAGCGATTGATGATTTCAGAAAACTTGGAGAAACAGATCCTCTTTATGCTAAGCTTGCCGATGCATGTGACAAACACAACGGCCTGTGGAATGCAGAAGCAGAGAAGATCTTATTCGATCATTTCGGGGCATAA
- a CDS encoding TIGR00266 family protein, with protein sequence MKHEIIGQTVPAVEVELDKGEAMFTQSGAMAWMDPSIKGESKMEGGFLKGIGRKFAGESLFMVTYSSEKDGAKIAFASTVPGTILPLQFQGTGGMICQKKAFLCAQRSVSLETIFTKKLSAGALGGEGFILQRLSGDGMAFLEVDGDAVTKELAPGETILVDTGNVVAFEDGISYEIERIKGVKNIFFGGEGLFLTKLTGPGKIILQTQNFNDFAGRIASLIPSGS encoded by the coding sequence ATGAAGCATGAAATCATCGGACAGACAGTACCAGCAGTAGAAGTGGAACTTGACAAGGGGGAAGCAATGTTCACCCAGTCAGGAGCTATGGCATGGATGGACCCCTCGATCAAAGGGGAGTCTAAGATGGAGGGTGGATTTTTAAAAGGGATCGGAAGGAAGTTTGCCGGAGAGTCACTCTTCATGGTAACTTACTCTTCTGAAAAAGATGGAGCAAAGATTGCTTTTGCATCAACTGTTCCCGGGACGATCCTTCCGCTTCAGTTTCAGGGAACCGGAGGAATGATCTGTCAGAAAAAGGCTTTTCTGTGCGCTCAGAGGAGCGTTTCTCTGGAGACTATTTTTACCAAAAAGCTGTCAGCAGGAGCCTTAGGAGGAGAGGGCTTCATACTGCAGAGACTTTCCGGAGACGGCATGGCATTTCTGGAAGTCGACGGAGATGCGGTGACGAAGGAACTGGCTCCGGGAGAGACCATACTCGTTGATACCGGAAATGTAGTAGCTTTTGAAGACGGTATCAGTTATGAGATTGAGCGGATCAAAGGCGTTAAAAATATCTTTTTCGGGGGCGAGGGATTATTTCTCACAAAGCTCACCGGTCCTGGAAAGATTATATTACAGACACAGAATTTCAATGATTTTGCAGGAAGGATCGCATCGCTGATACCTTCCGGCAGCTGA